From a region of the Nitrospira sp. genome:
- a CDS encoding YtxH domain-containing protein, protein MSEQGNQVAKAAAFIAGGAVIGAGLGLLFAPQTGAETRRSISRYARKAQVQTTRWGRAVKSGVEEALDRKPAAEKKCEEERPQLTAVLN, encoded by the coding sequence ATGTCGGAGCAGGGAAATCAGGTCGCCAAGGCAGCAGCATTCATTGCCGGTGGGGCGGTCATCGGAGCGGGACTCGGGCTTCTCTTTGCTCCACAGACCGGCGCAGAAACTCGTCGAAGCATCAGCCGCTATGCGCGTAAGGCGCAGGTCCAAACTACGCGTTGGGGCCGGGCGGTCAAGTCGGGCGTCGAGGAAGCGTTGGATCGAAAGCCCGCAGCTGAGAAGAAATGTGAAGAAGAGCGGCCGCAACTCACTGCGGTCTTGAACTAG
- a CDS encoding DUF3365 domain-containing protein, which yields MIVLSKACLSLGLVFTLIGFQSVWAQTSQSEVEQTAELLATFLNAGRVVVERNQTLINDSAKADKEFTPEVFERLVLDEFFQQTRIDLKHPPSSLPSTTKDLLTMLLLASKEVVADAQLVINQRGIGYKNFIPASFGSQAARKFSKRSKVTIKQTTLNPRNLKNDPDEYEVRVLKRLASQPASTTPIVEWLDGGRLLRTMMPIYYSEDCLTCHGNPKGILDISGYPREGAQVGELAGAISIQISVDHR from the coding sequence ATGATCGTTCTCTCGAAAGCATGTCTCTCTCTCGGCCTGGTCTTCACGCTCATAGGTTTCCAGAGCGTCTGGGCTCAGACCTCTCAGAGTGAGGTTGAACAGACTGCGGAGCTCCTTGCGACCTTCCTCAACGCAGGGCGCGTCGTCGTCGAGCGAAATCAGACGTTGATCAACGATTCGGCGAAAGCCGATAAGGAATTCACTCCTGAGGTCTTTGAACGACTGGTCCTCGATGAGTTCTTCCAGCAGACACGCATTGATTTGAAACACCCTCCTTCCTCACTCCCTTCCACGACTAAAGATCTGCTGACTATGCTGCTCCTCGCGAGCAAAGAAGTAGTCGCCGATGCCCAGCTGGTGATCAACCAACGAGGCATCGGGTATAAAAACTTTATCCCGGCTTCATTCGGCAGCCAGGCGGCGCGAAAATTCTCAAAGCGCTCGAAAGTGACGATCAAACAGACCACGCTCAATCCGAGGAACTTGAAAAATGATCCGGATGAGTATGAGGTAAGAGTGCTGAAGCGGCTTGCCAGCCAACCGGCCTCGACGACACCGATTGTCGAATGGCTCGACGGTGGGCGGCTCCTTAGAACCATGATGCCGATCTACTATTCGGAGGATTGCCTCACGTGCCACGGGAACCCAAAAGGGATCCTTGATATTTCCGGCTATCCGAGAGAGGGCGCGCAAGTAGGGGAACTGGCCGGGGCCATCAGTATTCAGATTTCCGTGGACCATCGGTAG
- a CDS encoding transporter substrate-binding domain-containing protein yields the protein MRFCAINRFLGSLVLTGLSMLLQGCGLVYDAVELIHPLTRDELSSICSRARLRVGISIEPFRPFVFPAVYTDEGIRVTGLDVELIREIADAITSYCGGATPIVPILHLTRFPDLFIKMNEGQLDLFVSSVSGTVPGARPQGLWFSPPYFHDDGVAAIIQKPEIAERVREQFRKQNGKPDTLAAVQEGFAGLTVAVQKGRSSHQYANANLKRVRMVVCDSLPASIETKDLNIDVILTNHSILEYVTKRVWQDWRLLTHIDGTPLVLTHEDLSIVTSEQHRQLQWLLNNLLFRLEESGRLNHMRRRWVEAEYAPTRRATAEGLPLEVTQVPQHYDQGKCLPAGGQ from the coding sequence ATGCGCTTCTGCGCCATCAACAGATTTCTTGGTTCGCTTGTCCTGACGGGGCTCAGCATGCTTCTGCAAGGATGCGGTCTTGTCTATGACGCCGTCGAGCTCATACACCCGTTGACGCGCGATGAATTGTCGTCGATTTGTTCTCGTGCGCGGCTACGTGTCGGCATTTCCATCGAACCGTTTCGCCCGTTTGTCTTCCCCGCCGTGTATACCGACGAAGGCATTCGTGTCACAGGCCTGGATGTCGAGCTGATTCGAGAAATAGCCGATGCGATTACTTCGTATTGCGGCGGAGCCACGCCCATCGTACCGATCCTGCACCTCACTCGCTTCCCCGATCTGTTCATCAAAATGAACGAGGGCCAACTGGATTTGTTCGTCTCGTCCGTCAGTGGAACCGTTCCCGGCGCAAGGCCGCAGGGCTTGTGGTTTTCACCTCCCTATTTTCATGATGACGGTGTCGCAGCCATCATCCAAAAGCCCGAAATAGCGGAACGCGTGCGGGAACAATTTCGAAAGCAGAACGGAAAGCCGGATACGCTCGCTGCCGTCCAGGAAGGGTTTGCCGGCTTGACTGTCGCCGTTCAGAAGGGACGATCCTCTCACCAGTATGCCAACGCCAATCTCAAACGGGTTCGCATGGTCGTCTGCGATTCGCTTCCTGCCTCGATCGAAACGAAGGATCTGAATATCGATGTCATCCTGACCAACCATTCCATCCTCGAATATGTGACGAAACGGGTCTGGCAGGATTGGCGGCTCTTGACACACATCGACGGGACCCCCTTGGTTCTGACTCATGAGGACCTGTCCATCGTGACAAGCGAGCAGCACAGACAGTTACAATGGCTCTTGAATAATCTGCTGTTTCGTCTGGAAGAATCAGGTCGGCTGAATCACATGCGCCGGAGATGGGTGGAAGCGGAATACGCGCCTACTCGGCGCGCGACGGCAGAAGGCCTGCCTCTGGAGGTCACGCAAGTTCCTCAGCACTATGATCAAGGGAAGTGCCTTCCTGCGGGGGGACAATGA
- a CDS encoding DUF3015 family protein codes for MKGFQSYWLILGALIFSGCITDATVELTKAPFDATTALTNGTSKAVGELLEPTQKFLSSTTPGTAAINRFTRAREKTELFVGYTYEHLRAETAQGSGEHIASLAVLAGIPSDRHAQFQESMRDSYSTMFNESLTPRESRLRLVNAAWSEGFGRQESDTIKHQETGISDLDLTFVKARKSTPLMTQR; via the coding sequence ATGAAGGGTTTCCAATCATATTGGCTAATCTTAGGAGCGCTGATATTCTCTGGCTGCATTACAGATGCCACGGTGGAACTGACTAAAGCTCCATTCGATGCGACAACGGCGCTCACGAATGGCACCTCGAAAGCCGTGGGCGAATTGCTGGAGCCAACGCAAAAATTCCTCTCGAGCACGACTCCGGGAACCGCCGCGATCAACCGCTTCACTCGGGCCAGGGAGAAAACTGAGCTCTTTGTGGGGTATACATACGAGCACTTGCGGGCAGAAACCGCCCAAGGATCCGGCGAACACATCGCTTCTCTCGCGGTCCTTGCGGGAATTCCTTCAGATCGCCACGCTCAATTTCAGGAGAGCATGCGCGATTCCTATTCCACGATGTTTAACGAATCCCTGACTCCTCGCGAATCGAGGCTTCGCCTTGTGAACGCAGCGTGGTCGGAAGGATTTGGCAGGCAGGAATCCGATACCATTAAGCATCAAGAGACCGGCATCAGCGATCTTGACTTAACATTTGTAAAGGCTCGGAAATCGACTCCCCTCATGACCCAGCGATGA
- a CDS encoding superinfection immunity protein gives MLELGNYNLHGPGPLIIYLIPSFVAVVRNHDHRFEISALNLVLGWTGIGWIGALVWAIYKPVRV, from the coding sequence ATGCTGGAACTTGGAAATTATAACCTGCACGGGCCAGGGCCTCTGATCATCTACCTGATCCCGAGCTTCGTCGCCGTAGTACGAAACCACGATCACCGGTTTGAGATTAGCGCACTCAATTTGGTTCTGGGCTGGACGGGGATCGGATGGATCGGCGCCCTGGTGTGGGCCATCTACAAACCGGTTCGCGTATGA
- a CDS encoding response regulator transcription factor, with amino-acid sequence MERKQISDNGREVSPQPVHVLVVDDHRLLRQELRNILSFYREFTVVGEAEDGTQACELAQQLQPDVILMDVHMPNMNGIEATRRIKANLPDVIIIGLSVNTSVAVADEMDAAGASAYLSKETAPEDLYRTIRAALTT; translated from the coding sequence ATGGAACGAAAACAAATCTCAGACAATGGCAGGGAGGTCTCACCACAACCCGTTCACGTCCTCGTGGTTGATGACCATCGTCTTCTGCGCCAAGAATTGCGGAACATTCTCAGTTTCTATCGTGAGTTCACGGTCGTCGGTGAAGCGGAAGATGGTACGCAGGCCTGCGAGCTTGCGCAACAGTTGCAGCCCGATGTCATCCTGATGGATGTTCACATGCCCAACATGAATGGGATCGAGGCGACGCGCCGGATCAAAGCGAACCTTCCAGACGTCATTATTATAGGGCTGTCGGTCAATACGAGCGTCGCAGTTGCCGACGAAATGGATGCCGCGGGAGCTTCAGCTTACCTGAGCAAAGAAACTGCGCCGGAAGACTTATACCGGACTATCCGTGCGGCGCTCACGACATGA